Below is a window of Ktedonobacteraceae bacterium DNA.
GCCAGCATGGGCTTCAACATGTTGGAAGCATCCATCGCGCCCTCAGCAGCTCCCGCGCCTACCAGCGTATGCAGCTCGTCAATAAAAAGGATAATATTACCCTCGGAACTGGTCACTTCTTTGAGTACGGCTTTCAGGCGCTCCTCGAACTCGCCACGATACTTGGCGCCTGCCACCAGCGCGCCCAGATCGAGAGTAACGACCTGTTTATCGGCCAGCGTTTTCGGAACATCGCCGCGCACAATACGCTGGGCCAATCCTTCAACAATCGCGGTTTTGCCCACGCCCGGCTCGCCAATCAGCACGGGATTATTCTTGGTGCGGCGGCTCAGCACCTGGATGACGCGACGAATCTCTTCATCTCGCCCGATTACCGGATCGAGCTTGCCCTGCTCCGCCAGTTGCGTCAGGTTGCGGCCATATTTCTCTAACGCCTGATATTTGCCCTCGGGATTTTGATCGGTCACACGCTGCGCCCCGCGAATCGATGTAAGGGCCTTCAAAACATTATCGCGTGTCAGGCCTGCCGCCCTTAATGCTCGCTGCACAGGCCCATCGCCGGTATTGAACATGGCGAGCAAGAGATGCTCCACGCTCAGATATTCATCGTGGAAATTGTTCATTTCCTGCCACGCATCGTCCAATAGCTTGCGCAGGCGCGGCGAAATGCTCGGCTCGCTGCCACCATAGGCACGCGGCATGCGCTCAATATCGTTCGTAATCATACGCTGCGCCGCGGCCAGGTCGCCGTTTACCTTGGCGATGATCTGCTGCGTTACGCCGCCTTCCTGATCCAGCAGCGCCGCAAGCAGGTGTTCGACCTCTATCTGACTGTTATTGTATTGCTTTGCTAACTCGTTTGCCTGAGTTATAGCCTCTCGTGCCTTTTCAGTGAATCGTTCAACTTTCATAGTCTGCCTCCCATAATCTATCCTTCATAGTGCATCTTCTATGATATTCTAATAGTTTACTTAGTGCTTATCCGAAAACCTCTACTTTTTATGCACTCAGCATTCTATGAGGGAAAAGAGGTCAATCTGAACGTGCTTCTTTTTGCCCCTATCGCTCAGGATTGAGCAGGCCACGTTCTATGGCGAGAGCAACGGCTGAAGCGCGCGAATCTACTCCGAGTTTGGCGTAGATGCTGGCAAGATGGGCTCCCACTGTGCGGATACTGATACCTAAACGAGCGGCTATTTCTTTGCTGCGTTCTCCGCGCGCTACTCTCTGAAGAATTTCTCGTTCTCGCTCGGTCAGTTCCATGCCTGGAACTGTGTCCAAAGAAGGCGTTGCATCTTTCGCTTGCGATGACGTCAGCGCAAACACACGCGCCAGCATTTTCGGTTGGAGGAGCACTTCACCACGCGCTGCTGCCCGGATCGCATGAAAAAGTGTTTCACGATTGGTGTCTTTTAGAAGATAGCCGCAGGCACCTGAGCGCAGTCCACGCACCATCAGATCATCTTCGTTGTACGTGGTCAGGATAACTACCGCAATCTGCGGCCAGGTGTTGCGAATATGCGCAATGGCCTCCAACCCATCCATGCCCGGCATCCGCAGGTCCATCAGGACCACATCTGGTTGGCATTCCTCCACCACGCGTAGCGCCGTTGCACCATCCGCCGCGTCTCCGACCAGAGTAAACCCTTCTCCTGCCAGTTCCAACATCATACGTAAGCCCTCCCTGACCACCAGGTGATCATCGACAACCACCACGCGAATGACCTCTTGCTCATTGCTCATCACATCTACCTCCCTCTGTTCCCAGAAGTCGCAAGCGAATGGTGGTTCCCTTGCCCGGAGCACTGATAATCTGAAGGTGCCCTTGCAGCAAGCGCGCGCGTTCGCGCAATCCAAGCAAGCCATAATGACCGGCCTGCCGCACCGCAGCTTCCGGGTCGAAACCAATCCCATCATCTCCTATCTCAAACGTGCATCCCTGTTGATCACAGTTCGCGCAGATCCAGGCTCGCGTGGCCTGCGCATGGCGCGTAATGTTCATCAGGCCCTCAGCAACCAAGCGCAGGAGATGCTCATGTAAAGCAGGCGGAAGCAACAGCGTTTCCGGCAGAGAGCAGGCACAGACGATACCAGTGGCGGAGGTAAAGCGTTGGATTTCGTCCTGGACTGCCTGGAAAAAGCTTTGCGTGTTCTGCGTTTCGGCGCGCAAATCCTCGATTGCCGCGCGCGCCTCTGTGATCGTGGCCCGTGCGCGTGTCATCGCCTGTTGCACAATGGCTTGTGCCTGATTGGCTTGCTGTTTGAGTAACAGGGCATCGACCGTCTCCAGTTGCATGGTCAAACCAACCAGCCCCTGGGCCAGTATATCATGCAGTTCGCGCGCCATGCGCTGGCGTTCTGCCATCAATGTAAGATCTTCGACCTGAGCCGCATATTCCTCCAACTGCTTGTGGGTGGCTTCCAACTGGTCGTGCGTCGTCTTGAGTTCCGCGTGGGCGCTTTCCAGTTCTCGCAGCATTGCCTGGTCCCTCTGGTGCGCTCGGCCCTGCTGGATATAGAGCAAGACGCACGCGATGACAAACAAGATCAGCGTTGTACTCCCAGTTAAGATGCTGGTCAATTTATTCACAGCCCCAGAGCTCAGGATGGATACAATCTGCGTTCCCTGGGCCAGGCCAAAGAGGAGAAGGCAGCCCGCTCCTACCAGAATCGCCAGGCGTGTTTGCTTGAGCAGAGTAATGGCCTCAATGGTGAGCGCAAGACAGAGGCCAGGGATCGCACTCTCAGCCTGGGCCAGAAAAAAGATCAGAAGCACAAGTCCTCCCTGCGCGAGAAAAGAGAGCAGGAGATCCCAGTTTTTGCGTAAAGAGAATGCACCCCAGTGTAGCCCGGCATGCACGACCATCAGGAGTGTAAAAAGGATCAGGTTAAACTGAGGACCACTTACGGCTCCTGGGGGCACCTTGCCAGGATTCTGGCTCTGGCCTGGCAAAGCTGTTTGCAAGGTTTGAATATAGACCAGCACTATCCACAAAAGGAGAAGCCAGCGCAAGGGAGATGTTTGATTGCTGCTCATGTGTGTGTGTTCTCTCATCAGTGTTTTCCTCTGTAGCCCGACCACGCTCTGACTCTCTTTCAAATACTTTCTGGTCTCGCCTCAGCCTCTCACCTGTTCAAGTATAACATGGCTGGCTGGATAGCACAACAGCCATTTCAGCAGCTTTGTTCGCCGAAACTACCTATGCCTCTTTCGGCAATTTTTGTTGCCCGGTTTACCGAGACGCGTGTGCCGGAAATGCTGATGTCAGGGATCTGAGAGAGAGATAGACTGGTTTCAACAAGCAGAAGCCAGGGATGAAACTATATGGCCTTGCAAAAGGGGAAAGAATTTATGACACAGGCGATCCTGCCAATGACATTAGTTGTCGGCATATTCTTGCTACTAGGAGCGATGATTTACCTGGGCGTGCGTAACCCGGTCTTGCTGCGTCTGGGGTTGCGCAATACGCTGCGCCATCCTACCCAGTCACTGATCATCATCGCCGGTCTGGTGCTTTCGACCGGGCTGATTACTACGTTCATTGCGCTTCCTGACAGTCTCAACGCTTCAACCGTGGCTGATCGGCTGGCACGAGTTGGATACGTGGATGAGGCTGTCACCGGTCCGCTGACCCAGGATCAGGTGACACAAGCTCTGACAGGCCTGGGAAGGCTATCGCAGGTACAGGCGGCAACAACAGCCTTTCTTCAAGGGGCAACGGTGACCTCCGAGCGGACGCAGGTTTCCTTTGGCAATCAATCTGCTGATGGCCTGTATCTCCTGGCAGTCCCGCCGGCATTTGACCAAGTCTATGGACCTATTACTGACAACCAGGGTCATGCACTTCATTTTGCAGACCTGCGCCCTGGCGATGTGTTCATCAGTAATACGTTGGCCCAGCGTTTTGATATTCGCCCTGGAGATCGTCTTCAGATGAAACAGCATGGCCTGGTGGGTACATTTCCTGGCGCGGTACGGGCTATTCTTTCCCATGATCTGGTGTTGACTTCGGCTGAGCTTGCCGGCAATGCCGCGTTGCCCGAGGTCATTGTGTCCACGGCAACGATGCAACAGGTGTTTGCGCAGCGCTATCATCTGTCCTTTGTTCCCAATCTCTTGTGCGTGAAGAATGTCGGTTCGGGGGGCCTGGATGATAGTGGACCTGGTGGCAGCCGCAGCCAGGCCGTGCTTCACGTGTTGCAATCGATTTTCAGGGTGGCTCCCGTCGATACCTCGAACCCGGAGATTACGCGTTCCTCCACCGATCTGACCAACGTCAGCATCCATCCACTCAAACCCGGCGCGGTCACATTCCAGGGATCGGAGAGCTTCGCAGGCAACGTCTCCCTGGTCCCGATTCTCAGCGACAAACTGGAACTGAGCCTCTCCCCTGCGGCGCGGCAGCTTTTTCTTTTGCTCCCGACGTTCTCCTGTTTGCTGGTGGTGGCAGGCATCTTGTTGCAGATCCTGCTCAGCCTGCTGTTGGCAGTAGAGCGACGGATGGAGCTGGGCATGTGCCGCGCCATTGGGTTACAACGTCGTCACCTGGTCTATGCCCTGCTGATCGAGGGGTGTGGCTACGGCGTGGGAGCCTCGTTGTTTGGCGTCGGACTGGGGATTGCAGTCCTGGCACTGGAACTGGTTGTGCTTGGACAGGCTCCCACCCTTTTTGATCCGAATGTGCCTATTCATACGGGACGTATTGGGCTTTTCCTGTCTGTGAGCTGGCAAAGCATCGTGACGGCCTGGAGTATCGGGGTGCTGCTCACCGTTGCTGTTGTGGGGATCTGCTCCATCTGGATAAGCCGCGCGAACATTGTCGCAGCGTTGCGCGACCTGGATGATCCGCCCACAGCGCGCATTCCACTCCAGATGATGGTGCGAGCTCTCAGATGGCAGTTCTTCGATGCCGCTGGAGAGCTGCTGCCGGAGACGCCAGCAAAGCGCCATGCTCGGCTGCTCGGAATGGCTGGCCAGATCATGTGGGAACTGTGCGCGCGGGGCGTGCTTCCTCTCATTCTCGGTTTTCTCTGCTTTGAAGCAAACATCCTGCAGGAACCGCCAAACGCCTGGCTGCAACTGTCGAGTATGGCACTGTTTATCGCTGGCGGGGGACTGCTTGCCAACTGGGCCCTGTCCCAGTTCGATCTGGCACCATCTCTGGTACACCGGATTAGCTTCAGTCTCATAGGCCTGGGATGGCTCGCCCTGGGGCTTCAAGCGGGTATGACGCTCTTTGTGCAGGCCTTCGCTCCCACCGAAGCAGTTTTAGCCCGTGGCTCGTCTGTCGAGCAACAGCCCGTGCTCCAGACGCTCCTGGTGCTCTTTCTTCCCCTGCTAGGAGAGGTGATTCTCGTGATGAGCAACGCTGATCTGCTCGTGGGCGCGCTCTCCCTGCTCGTGCGCTGTATCCGCAGGTTGGCCCCACTCAGTCGTCTCAGCCTGGTCTATCCACTCACCTTCCGTTTCCGGGTGGGAGTGACTGTCTTGCTCCTCGCGCTGATTACGTTTCTGGTGCAACTGCTGGCGGTGAACAATCTGAGCGCCATTCAACAAACGCAACTGCCGTTGACGACCGGGAATTTTCAGCTCGAACTTTCCACCACTGATCCACAGGCAAGCCAGATGCTGGGACCACAGCTCCTCGCGACTCCGACCACGCTGCGACAGGATATTGCCGTTGCAACACAAATGCGCTTCCTGTACAGCCCGACCGGCCCTACAACACCTATCGTGCTCCTTCCCGGCCATCCTACCTACGGCTCTGGCTATCCGCCAATGGTCGTGGATGCGACCTACCTGTCGCAAACCACGATGCCGATGTACGCGCGTGCGCAGGGATACACTTCAGACCAGCAGGTGTGGGCAGCAGTGCGTGATCAGCCGGGTGACGTGGTCATGCACTACCAGGATGGCCTAGGGCTTCCGGCAAGGAATGGATTTGCGCCCTTTGGCGTGGATATTCCTGGTAGCGCGGCTCCAGGTGCCACCCACCACCGGGTCACGGTGGTTGGGATCGTGGCGGGCAATACACACTGGCCAACGATTTTCCTCTCGCAGAGAACAGCGGCAGCGATGGTTATGCACCCCTCGTCCTGGGTCTATTACTACTTCCGGTTTCAGCCAGGAGTCAGTGCCGATCAGGTGATCAGTGATCTGCACCGCACGCTGCCCCTTTCCGCATATAGTGTAGAACTTCGCCCACTGGAGGAAACTGATCAGAATGCCTACACGGCCAGTCTTACCTCGTTTTTGTCGAGCTACCTGGCCATGGGCCTGCTCTTTGGCGCTTTCTCTATCGGAGTGATTACGAGTCGGGCAGTCGTCGAACGCCGCCAGCAGATCGGGATGCTGCGCGCGCTGGGCTTTTCTCGCGGCCTTGTCCGGCGCTCGTTTCTGCTCGAAGCGAGTTTTCTCATCACCCTCGGCTTAGTCATCGGAACTATTCTAGCCTGGTGGCTCTATATCCAGGTTGCCCACGCGGCCTCACTGAGTGTTGCGATCCCACCTGTCCCTGTAGTGGTGCTCTTGATCGGCAGTTACCTTGTAGCCTTTGGCTGCATCGTCCTGCCCGCGCGGTACGCTTCGCGCATTCCCCCCGCTGAGGCTCTGCGCTATGAATAGAAACATGAACAATGAAAATGCTGAAAAACGAGGAGATAATAATTCCATGCGTGATAACAACAAAATCCTGAAAGAACAACCGGCTTTGCAGCTCTCACAGCAGAATGGCTCACCGGCGCGACCGCGACGTGGAGGCTTCATCTTGCTCATCATCCTGGCGGCAATGGTCATTCTCGGTGCCGGTGGCTTGATGCTCTGGCAAGCATCCATGTACCCGGCTGCACCGTCCCCCGGCACAACAAAAAACGTCCAGGCAGGCTCATCGACAAACGCTGCTGGGCCAGGAAAAGGTCCTGGTGGAACAATCCAGGCAACTGTGCTGGGCCAGAATGACCC
It encodes the following:
- a CDS encoding sensor histidine kinase → MREHTHMSSNQTSPLRWLLLLWIVLVYIQTLQTALPGQSQNPGKVPPGAVSGPQFNLILFTLLMVVHAGLHWGAFSLRKNWDLLLSFLAQGGLVLLIFFLAQAESAIPGLCLALTIEAITLLKQTRLAILVGAGCLLLFGLAQGTQIVSILSSGAVNKLTSILTGSTTLILFVIACVLLYIQQGRAHQRDQAMLRELESAHAELKTTHDQLEATHKQLEEYAAQVEDLTLMAERQRMARELHDILAQGLVGLTMQLETVDALLLKQQANQAQAIVQQAMTRARATITEARAAIEDLRAETQNTQSFFQAVQDEIQRFTSATGIVCACSLPETLLLPPALHEHLLRLVAEGLMNITRHAQATRAWICANCDQQGCTFEIGDDGIGFDPEAAVRQAGHYGLLGLRERARLLQGHLQIISAPGKGTTIRLRLLGTEGGRCDEQ
- a CDS encoding response regulator transcription factor: MSNEQEVIRVVVVDDHLVVREGLRMMLELAGEGFTLVGDAADGATALRVVEECQPDVVLMDLRMPGMDGLEAIAHIRNTWPQIAVVILTTYNEDDLMVRGLRSGACGYLLKDTNRETLFHAIRAAARGEVLLQPKMLARVFALTSSQAKDATPSLDTVPGMELTEREREILQRVARGERSKEIAARLGISIRTVGAHLASIYAKLGVDSRASAVALAIERGLLNPER
- a CDS encoding FtsX-like permease family protein, coding for MTQAILPMTLVVGIFLLLGAMIYLGVRNPVLLRLGLRNTLRHPTQSLIIIAGLVLSTGLITTFIALPDSLNASTVADRLARVGYVDEAVTGPLTQDQVTQALTGLGRLSQVQAATTAFLQGATVTSERTQVSFGNQSADGLYLLAVPPAFDQVYGPITDNQGHALHFADLRPGDVFISNTLAQRFDIRPGDRLQMKQHGLVGTFPGAVRAILSHDLVLTSAELAGNAALPEVIVSTATMQQVFAQRYHLSFVPNLLCVKNVGSGGLDDSGPGGSRSQAVLHVLQSIFRVAPVDTSNPEITRSSTDLTNVSIHPLKPGAVTFQGSESFAGNVSLVPILSDKLELSLSPAARQLFLLLPTFSCLLVVAGILLQILLSLLLAVERRMELGMCRAIGLQRRHLVYALLIEGCGYGVGASLFGVGLGIAVLALELVVLGQAPTLFDPNVPIHTGRIGLFLSVSWQSIVTAWSIGVLLTVAVVGICSIWISRANIVAALRDLDDPPTARIPLQMMVRALRWQFFDAAGELLPETPAKRHARLLGMAGQIMWELCARGVLPLILGFLCFEANILQEPPNAWLQLSSMALFIAGGGLLANWALSQFDLAPSLVHRISFSLIGLGWLALGLQAGMTLFVQAFAPTEAVLARGSSVEQQPVLQTLLVLFLPLLGEVILVMSNADLLVGALSLLVRCIRRLAPLSRLSLVYPLTFRFRVGVTVLLLALITFLVQLLAVNNLSAIQQTQLPLTTGNFQLELSTTDPQASQMLGPQLLATPTTLRQDIAVATQMRFLYSPTGPTTPIVLLPGHPTYGSGYPPMVVDATYLSQTTMPMYARAQGYTSDQQVWAAVRDQPGDVVMHYQDGLGLPARNGFAPFGVDIPGSAAPGATHHRVTVVGIVAGNTHWPTIFLSQRTAAAMVMHPSSWVYYYFRFQPGVSADQVISDLHRTLPLSAYSVELRPLEETDQNAYTASLTSFLSSYLAMGLLFGAFSIGVITSRAVVERRQQIGMLRALGFSRGLVRRSFLLEASFLITLGLVIGTILAWWLYIQVAHAASLSVAIPPVPVVVLLIGSYLVAFGCIVLPARYASRIPPAEALRYE